The following nucleotide sequence is from Micromonospora sp. WMMD1120.
CAAGCTCTCCCTGGAGCAGGCCCTGGAGTTCTGCCGCGAGGACGAGTGCGTCGAGGTCACCCCGACCGCGGTACGCATCCGCAAGGTGGTGCTCGACCAGCAGCAGCGGGGCCGCGCCGCCGCCCGCCGCAAGCACGCCAACTGACCCACCAGCACCCGACACCGGGCGCGCCGGCCACCACGGCCGGCGCGCCCGTCCGCTCTCCCCGACGGGTACCCACGCCCGCCCACCCGTGATCCGCTACGGTCACCCGCATGACCTGGGATGATCTCGACGCCCACCTGGACCGGGTCCCCGGCATCGTCTCGGCGTACGTGGGCCGCCTCGGCGCGGCGCCCACCTGGACCCGCCACCCGGACGCCGCCCACTACGCCGCCAGCACCATGAAGATCGCGGTCCTGGCCGCGCTGCACCGCGCCGCCGAGGCCGGCGCCCTCGATCTGGACGCCCCCGTCCCGGTCGTCAACGAGTTCGACTCCGCCCGGCCCGGCGCGCCCCGGTTCGCCTGCGCCCAGGCCTACGACAACGACGACGCGGTCTGGGACCTCCTGGGCGGCACCGCTCCCCTGCGCTGGCTGGCCGACCGGATGATCGTCCGCTCCAGCAACCTCGCCACCAACCTCGTCCTCGGGCACGTCGGACTGCCCGCGGTGGCCGAGGTCTGGGCGCTCGCCGGCGCCCGCACCAGCAGCACCGGCCGGGGCATCGAGGACTTCGCCGCCCGCGACGCCGGCATCACCAACACGGTCACCGCCGCCGATCTGGCCGCCCTGCTCGGCGCGCTGGCCACCGGGGCCAGCACCCCGGGCCGGCTCGCCTCGCCGGTCGCCTGCGCCGCCATGCTGGACGTCCTGCTCGCCCAGGAACACCGTCAGGACCTGGCCGCCGGCCTACCCGACGGCACCCGCGTCGCGCACAAGAACGGCTGGGTCCACGGGGTACGCCACGCCGCCGGGGTGGTGCTGCCCGACGACGCGCCGCCCTACCTGATCGCCGTCTGCACCACCACCGACCCGGACGACGGGGTCGACGACGACGCCTGCCTGCTGATCGCGGACGTCTCCGCGCGGGCCTGGACCGCCCGCCACGACCTCTGACCCGAGCCGGTCACTCCAGCAGCCGCGCCCGCAGCGCCGCCACGTCGGCGTCGGTCAACCCCAACCCGTCGCGCAGGTACGCGTCGAACGAGCCGTGCGCCCGCCGCACCTCGTCGTAACCGGCGTCCAGATACTCGGCGCGGACCTCCAGCACCGGCAGCACCGCGTCGACATCCAGGTCGGGCTGCCGCCGCCGCATGGCCTCGATGATCACCGCACGCAGGCTCTCGGTCAGCGCGTTGTTGCGCAGGTAGTCGGCGCGGATCGCCGCCTCGTCCACCCCGAGGGCCGTCAGCAGGATGACGGTGAGCCAGCCGGTCCGGTCCTTGCCGGCGGAGCAGTGGTAGACCAGCGGGAGGTTCTCCGCCCGGCCCGCCAGCCGCACCGCCTCGGCGAAACCAGCCCGTGCCGACTCGCCGGTCACGAACCACCGGTAGATCGCCGCCATCGCCCCCGCCGTGCCCTGCCGGGCCAACTCCGCGTAGGCGTCCAGGTCGTGGCCGAGCAGCACCGCCGAGACGTACGTGAAGACCGGATGCTCCGGATCGTGTACCGGCAGGCGTACCACCCGTGGCTCACCGGCGAGCCGGTCCGCGGGGGCGACAGCGATCTCCGCGGGGGCACGCAGGTCGAGCACGCACGCCGGCCCGAGCTTCGCGAGCACCGGCACGTCCTCGTCGGTCAGCCGACCCAACGCCGGGGTACGGATCAGCTGCCCGTCCCGGACCCGCCGCCCGCCCGCGCCGACAAGCCCGCCCAGGTCACGCGCGTTCGGCGCGCCCACCAGTTCCCAGCTCTGCCCGGCCATCGGTCCCCCCTCGCGCCACGAACCTGCGTATAGGGTGCCTCACATGACGATCTCGGCGGTACGCACCCACCGGGTTTCCGCCCCCTTACACACCCCGTTCGTCACCGCGTTGCGCCGTACCACCACAGTGGACACGCTGGTCGTCGAGCTGGTCGACGCCGACGGCCGCTCCGGCTTCGGCGAGGCGCCCCAGGTCTGGCAGGTCACCGGCGCGTCGATCGCCGGCGCGCAGGCCTGCGTCGCCGAGGTCCTCGGCCCCCGGCTGGTCGGCCGCGACCCGGACGACCTGGTCACCCGTTGCGCCGAGGTCCAGCGCGCGGTGGCTGGCAACGAGGCCGCCAAGGCGGCGGTGGACGTCGCCCTGCACGACCTGGCCGCGCAACGGCTGGGCGTACCCCTGGTGCGTCTGCTCGGCGGCACCACGCTGCGGGTACCCACCGACGTCACGCTGGCCGCGGGCGACGCGGTCGATCTGGCGGCGGCGGCGCGGCAGCGCCAGGCCGACGGTTTCGGCGTGCTCAAGCTGAAGGTCGGCACCGACGCGGCCGGCGACCTGGACCGGGTCCGGGCCGTCCGCGCGGCGGTCGGCCCCGGCGTCCAGATCCGGCTGGATGCCAACCAGGGCTGGACGCCCCGCGAGGCCGTCCGGGTGATCCGGGGCATTGAGGACGCCGGCCTCGATGTGGAACTCGTCGAACAGCCGGTGGCCCGCTGGGACCTGGACGGGCTGGCCTGGGTCAGCGACCGGGTGTCCGTGCCGATCCTGGCCGACGAGGCGGTCTTCGGGGTCCGCGACCTGGTCGAGGTGATCCGCCGCCGGGCCGCCGACCTGGTCAACGTCAAGCTGGCCAAGTGCGGCGGGCTGTATCCGGCGCGCACCCTCCTCGACCTCGCCGCCGCCCACGGGCTCGGCACCGTGGTCGGCTCGATGATGGAGAGCCAGGTCGGCATCGGCGCGGCGGCCAGCCTGGTCGCCGCCTACGGCACCAGCGCCGTCGCGGACCTGGACGCCGCGTGGTGGCTGGCGTGGTCGCCGGTGCGGGGCGGGATACGTTACGACGGCTCTACCGTCGTGTTGCCGAACGTCCCTGGCCTGGGCGTTCTCGGTCTCACTGAAGCAAAGGTGCGCGCCAACGGTTGAGGACCGTTGCTTTCTTTCATATGGTTTTCCCGGGACAGCCGACACGATCTGGGGGTTGACGTGGAGCTGCAACCGGGCCAGACGGCCGTCGTCCGGGTCGCGGTGGCGACGCTGTGGACCTCCCCCGAGGCGGTTCGCTCGGTCGACCGCCCCGCCCTGACCGCCAGCGCCGACATCTCCGCCTGGGTCTCCGGGATGGACACCGACCAGCTGGTTGGCGACTGCGTGCTGAGTCAACTGCTGCTCGGCGAGCGGGTCATCGTCAGCGCGGTACGCCCGGACGGCTGGACCCAGGTCGTCGCCGTCGAACAGCCGGCCGCCAAGCTCGACCCGCGTGGCTACCCGGGCTGGCTCCCCGCCGACCAACTGACCACCGTCGACCCGGCCCACACCGACCAGTCGCTGGTGGTGGACGCCACGGTCACCGCACTGCACGCCACCCCGGACGGGTCGGTGGTGCTCCCCGGCGTCGCCGTCGGCACCCGCCTCGCCCCGGCCGGCCCCGCGCGCGACGGCTGGCGGCCGGTCCACGTCCCCGGCCGGGACGCACCGCTCTGGCTGCCCGACGCCCACCTGGTTCCGGCGTCGGTCACGTCGCCGACCGCCGAACAGGCGCTCGCTGTCGCCCAGCGGCTGCTGGACGTCGTCTATGTCTGGGGCGGCCTCTCCGCGCA
It contains:
- a CDS encoding serine hydrolase; the protein is MTWDDLDAHLDRVPGIVSAYVGRLGAAPTWTRHPDAAHYAASTMKIAVLAALHRAAEAGALDLDAPVPVVNEFDSARPGAPRFACAQAYDNDDAVWDLLGGTAPLRWLADRMIVRSSNLATNLVLGHVGLPAVAEVWALAGARTSSTGRGIEDFAARDAGITNTVTAADLAALLGALATGASTPGRLASPVACAAMLDVLLAQEHRQDLAAGLPDGTRVAHKNGWVHGVRHAAGVVLPDDAPPYLIAVCTTTDPDDGVDDDACLLIADVSARAWTARHDL
- a CDS encoding tyrosine-protein phosphatase — its product is MAGQSWELVGAPNARDLGGLVGAGGRRVRDGQLIRTPALGRLTDEDVPVLAKLGPACVLDLRAPAEIAVAPADRLAGEPRVVRLPVHDPEHPVFTYVSAVLLGHDLDAYAELARQGTAGAMAAIYRWFVTGESARAGFAEAVRLAGRAENLPLVYHCSAGKDRTGWLTVILLTALGVDEAAIRADYLRNNALTESLRAVIIEAMRRRQPDLDVDAVLPVLEVRAEYLDAGYDEVRRAHGSFDAYLRDGLGLTDADVAALRARLLE
- a CDS encoding dipeptide epimerase, which produces MTISAVRTHRVSAPLHTPFVTALRRTTTVDTLVVELVDADGRSGFGEAPQVWQVTGASIAGAQACVAEVLGPRLVGRDPDDLVTRCAEVQRAVAGNEAAKAAVDVALHDLAAQRLGVPLVRLLGGTTLRVPTDVTLAAGDAVDLAAAARQRQADGFGVLKLKVGTDAAGDLDRVRAVRAAVGPGVQIRLDANQGWTPREAVRVIRGIEDAGLDVELVEQPVARWDLDGLAWVSDRVSVPILADEAVFGVRDLVEVIRRRAADLVNVKLAKCGGLYPARTLLDLAAAHGLGTVVGSMMESQVGIGAAASLVAAYGTSAVADLDAAWWLAWSPVRGGIRYDGSTVVLPNVPGLGVLGLTEAKVRANG
- a CDS encoding NlpC/P60 family protein, whose translation is MELQPGQTAVVRVAVATLWTSPEAVRSVDRPALTASADISAWVSGMDTDQLVGDCVLSQLLLGERVIVSAVRPDGWTQVVAVEQPAAKLDPRGYPGWLPADQLTTVDPAHTDQSLVVDATVTALHATPDGSVVLPGVAVGTRLAPAGPARDGWRPVHVPGRDAPLWLPDAHLVPASVTSPTAEQALAVAQRLLDVVYVWGGLSAHGIDCSGLVHLAWRRFGVSLPRDADDQAVATTPLTMGAERPGDLYFFARPGRKIHHIGIVTAVPGEGDERRMLHACYRRRRVVEERLPAERTATLVGAHRV